ACAGTCGTCTGCCCCTCGAAGCCGTAGACCGCCCCGTGGACGAACGGGATGCCAGCGAGGACGGCTGCATCGTTGACGACAAATCGGCCGACGAAGTTGTCCAGCGCGTCGACGACGACATCGTGCCCCTCGAGCAACGCTTCGGCGCTCGAGGGTTCTATCCGCGTCTCGTGCGTCTCGATGTCGATCGCCGGGTTGAGCGCGTCGACGAATCGCGCCGCGCTGTCGACCTTGGGGTCGCCGATGTCGTCGACGGTGTGGACGACCTGCCGCTGAAGATTTGAGCGTTTGACTCGCCCGTCGTCGACGATACCGATCGTTCCGACGCCGGCGGCCGCGAGGTACTGAATGATCGAGGAGCCCAGTCCACCCACACCGACGACGAGGACGCAACTCGAGAGCAACGTCCGCTGGTCAGCCGGGTCGATGCCCTCGATCAAGAGTTGACGTGAGTAGCGGTCCCGTTGCCGGGGCTCGAGCGTGGAGTCACCGTCCATACGGCTCGTCCGACGCGAACGATCAAATAACGGCGGTTCGAGGGGACTCCGGGCGAGCGTGGTGGAGTCGTGTCGCCACCCACGGCTGCGACGACTGAACCGATTGCAACGACTGTACCGATTGCAACAAAGCAAAGACTGTGGTCACCATACGCCACGACATGAACGAGTACAACGATATCCTCATTGCAACGGACGGCAGTGACGTCGCCACGGACGCAGCAACCGCCGGAATCGCACTCGCTGAAACGCTCTCGGCGTCCGTCCACGCCCTGTCGGTCGTCGAAGAGGGCCGGGGAAGCGACGACCGGCGGAAACGACGAGAAGCGTACGCGAAGGAGGTTGCGACGCGGGCCAGCGAGGCAGGCCTGGAGTCCGCCGCAGTCGTCCGGGCAGGTCGTCCGGCGAGCACAGTCCTCGAGCACGCCGACGAGGTCGACGCCGACCTGATCGTGGTCGGCACGCACGGTCGGACGGGGCTACGACAGGCGCTGCTGGGCAGCGTCGCACTCGAGGTGATCCGGGACGCCCGGCGGCCAGTGCTCACGGTCGGCGCGGGGGCGGAAGGACCAGTCCACCTCGCCGATGGTGACGTCGACGACGTGTGTCTGGCCACCGACGGCTTGACGGGATCGGCTGCAGCGACTGAACACGCGCTCGCACTGGCCGACGCCTGCGACGCAACACTGCACGTGCTGTACGCCGTCGAACCCGACGGGGACCCAGAAAACGAAGCACTCCGCTCGGCGTTCGAGAAACACGGCGAGAAGACGACGGCTGGTGTCACCGAGCGGGCCGACGAACGCGGCGTCGACACTGTCGAGGCCGTCGAACAGGGTGCGCCGACTGACATCGTTCTCGAGTACACCGAGCACAACGATGTCGATCTGCTCGTAATGGGGACCGAGAGCAAATCCAACATCGAACGGCTCGTTGTCGGCAGCGTCTCCCAGCGGGTGGTGCCGAACGCGAGTGTGCCGGTACTGACCGTTCGGACGCTCGAAGACTCCTAACGCGGTCGGCGACTTTTACACTGCTCCTAACGCGGCCGTCAACATCGAGACAGCTCCTAACACGGCCGCCGACGCGTCGGAGTTCGAGTGGATCGGCTCCGTCGAAGTCCGAATGGACGAGGGGTGACTGGCTCGCGAGCGTCGAATCATGTTCCGTCACTCGTCGCCGGTGGCGTCCACCGAGAGCCGCCGACCGATCGCATCGGCACCGATGAGCGCGTCGCGGACGTCCGCCGGCGACACCGGGAACGGTTCGTTGTGGATCGTCTCGTCCTCCGCGCAGGCCGCCTCCGCCACGACCTCGAGAGCGTCCGGTTCAGGGTCCTCGAGACCGATCTCGGCGAGCGTGGTCGGCAGGCCGACCGACGCCGCGAAATCGGCCACGTCCTCGACGAACGCGTCGTCCCGCCCCTCGAGGACGAGTTGGGCGAGCGTGCCGACGGTAACCTTCTCCCCGTGGGTCGCGCCGTGAGTGTCCTCGAGTTGCGTTAGTCCGTTGTGGATCGCGTGGGCGGCGGCCAGTCCGCCGCTCTCGAACCCGAGACCGCTGAGAAGCGTGTTCGCCTCGACGACCGCTTCGGTGCTGTCCGTGACTGCATCGCGTTCGACGGCGTCGACCGCCGATCGGCCGTGTTCGCGTAGCGTCGTGTAGGCGAGTCTGGCGATCTGCTGGGCCGTTCGCGTCGATCGCGCGCCGAAGATCGTCGTCGCACCAGAGCGGTGGGCCGCGTCGGCCTCGAACCAGGTCGCAAGCGCGTCGCCGATGCCACCACGAAACAACCGCGTCGGCGCTTTGGCGACGATCTCGGTGTCGACGAGTACGAGCTCGGGATGGCGCTCGTAGACGTGGAACTCGACGAACTCGCCGGCTTCGGTGTAGATGACCGCGACCGAACTCGTCGGCGCGTCAGTCGAGGCGATCGTCGGGAGCGAAACGAGCGCACCGCCGGTGTGCTCGCGTGCGGCTCTCGCGGTATCGATCGCTTTCCCGCCGCCAGCACCGACGAGAACGTCAGCGCCGAACTCCTCGTGGACGTCGGCGACGCGTTCGATTTCGCTCTCCGAGCACTCGCCGTTGAACTCCTCGAGCGTGACGTCGAACCCCGCGGACTCGAGTCCGTCCCGGACTCGGTCGCCGACGAGGTCGAGGACCAGATCGTCCCCGAGGACGACAGCGCTGTTCCCGAGGTCTTCGGCGTGGTCGCCGAGGTCGGCGATGGCGTTTCGTCCCTGTACGTATCCCGCTGGAGATCTGAATACCTGTGTCTGTGTCTGTGTCTGTGTCTGTGTCTGTGTCATGCGTACTCCTCGAGACTGGTGTCTCGAAGCTGTCCCCCCTACGACGGTACAGACCAAATAAGCAAGTGCTGATTCCCCTGGGTCAGAACCGAGTGGTCATCCCCCTGCAAAACCCCGTCAGCGACGCCCCCACCGATTACGAGTAGATTCTGCGGGCTCGGCCAGCACGGAGAGACGCCGCTCGCAAATCGACAACTCGAGTTCGGTCGCCGAGAGGGGTTCGCCGTCGAGACTGAAGTTGACCGGCGCGCCATCGTCCGCCCGGGTCGCAATCGACAGCGACGACGCCTCGAACCTGGTGACCGGTCCCGGGATCGTCCCAGGGTCGGCATCGAGCGCGCCCGATACGTCGTTCTCCTCGAGCGACTCGTCGTCGCCTCCCGTTTCGAGAACGACGACCTCGAGAGTGCCATCCGACATGGGGGATCGGGGCCGTCTGCTGACCGTCGGCAGTCGGAAGGCGTTCCCGACGAGGACGAGCAACGCGTTTCCCCGCCACGTCGACGGCGTCCCGTCGTCATCGGTGTCGCCACCGGAAGCACCAGCGCAGGCGGTTTCGCCATCAGTGACCCGTATCTCGAGGGGGACCCCGTCGTACTCGGGGAGCAAGCGAAGCGTCGTGAGTACGTACGCGAACGATCCAAACTGGCGTTTCCACTCGTCGGGCGTCGTCGCGTTGGCCTCTGCGGAGAGGCCGGCTAGACAGGTGTTGATGAAGGGCTGGCCGTCGGCGATTCCGACGTCGATCCGACGACTGGTACCGGCGTCGATCGCATCGAACCCCGCGTCTGCGTCCGGAATGCCGAGGGTTCTGGCGAAGACGTTAGCGGTTCCCGTCGGGACGATGGCGACGTCGACGCGATCGAGCGCGTCGGCCTCACGGAGGCCATGGATGACTTCGTTGACCGTACCGTCGCCGCCTGCGACAGCGATCACTGAGATACTGCTGTTACCGTTGCCGTTGCCGTCACCGTCACAGTCACCGCCACTGTCACCGTTGCCGTTACCGTGGAGGGCCGCCTCGCGAGCAAATCTGCGTGCGTCACCCGGGCCCCTCGTCTCGCGAACCTCGAAACCTCGCTTCGCTCCCCGCGCTCGAACGTCGGGAGCGTGGTCTCCAGACCCGCTTGCAGGATTGCAAATGAGCAGTCGGTCGGTGTCGGGTTCAGTCTCTTGGTCCGAGTCGGATGCGGACTCGGACACGAACCGTCGTTCGTTCATACCCGTCGTTGTAGTCGATGCGTCATATTCGCGGCGGTCGAACGGTCGGGTTAGTCCTACCCTGGTCGGGCGATAGTAAAGAGACAGAACGATTACTGGAACATTCCCGTCTGGACCTGCTGTTGCTGCTGGCCCTGGTCCTCCGCCATCTGCTGGTACTGCTGGGCGATCTGTTGCATCTGTTGTTGGATCTCTTCGGCCTGCTCGTCGAGCGCCGTTGTGTCGATGTCGAAGTCGACGAGGGGTTCGAGTGCGGTCTCGGTCACCGACTTGGCGGCCTTCGGATCCGGGAGGTACGGGTGGGCGCGAACGATCAACAGGGCAGCCGGAACGTCGGCCTGGTAACATTCGCGAACGAGCGAGCCAGTGATGCCGCCGACCAGCCCGTGTTCGTCCGGAACCGTAATACCGGCATCACGGAGATCATCCCTGATGTCGTCGGTCGTCGCAACGCCAGTGACCTCGCCGATCTCCTCCTCAGACTGGGCCGGCGCGCCCGCGAGAAAGATCGCCCGGCCGAAGTCGTCGGACAGTTCCTCGAGCACGCACTTCGAGAGCGGTTCGAACGCCGGTTCGGGAAGTGCGAGGTCACTCTCGAGAGTCATCACGGCCGGATCCGACCCAGCGTACACCCGAACCAGGTCCTGGACGAGGCCGTCCTCGAAGGTCACAACGGGCGGGAACTCGTCCGACGCGACATTCCCGTAGTGTTCGAGGCCGAGCTGTTCTGTGATCTGGTCGACGGCGATCGACGCGACGAGACCATGTCCCGGAAGCCCCTCGATCAGCGTCGGGGATTTGGCCCGGACGTCCGCGACCTGCTCGAA
This genomic stretch from Natrialba magadii ATCC 43099 harbors:
- a CDS encoding HesA/MoeB/ThiF family protein → MDGDSTLEPRQRDRYSRQLLIEGIDPADQRTLLSSCVLVVGVGGLGSSIIQYLAAAGVGTIGIVDDGRVKRSNLQRQVVHTVDDIGDPKVDSAARFVDALNPAIDIETHETRIEPSSAEALLEGHDVVVDALDNFVGRFVVNDAAVLAGIPFVHGAVYGFEGQTTVFRPDGPCYRCLLPEPPGEEGIPSDEPMGVFPTAPGTIGCLQATEVLKLLLGIGEPLEGHLLRYDGTDATFLRTPLKRDPDCPLCGPNGPEIESLETVAYDDRCRIERSASTE
- a CDS encoding universal stress protein, encoding MNEYNDILIATDGSDVATDAATAGIALAETLSASVHALSVVEEGRGSDDRRKRREAYAKEVATRASEAGLESAAVVRAGRPASTVLEHADEVDADLIVVGTHGRTGLRQALLGSVALEVIRDARRPVLTVGAGAEGPVHLADGDVDDVCLATDGLTGSAAATEHALALADACDATLHVLYAVEPDGDPENEALRSAFEKHGEKTTAGVTERADERGVDTVEAVEQGAPTDIVLEYTEHNDVDLLVMGTESKSNIERLVVGSVSQRVVPNASVPVLTVRTLEDS
- a CDS encoding glycerol dehydrogenase — its product is MTQTQTQTQTQTQVFRSPAGYVQGRNAIADLGDHAEDLGNSAVVLGDDLVLDLVGDRVRDGLESAGFDVTLEEFNGECSESEIERVADVHEEFGADVLVGAGGGKAIDTARAAREHTGGALVSLPTIASTDAPTSSVAVIYTEAGEFVEFHVYERHPELVLVDTEIVAKAPTRLFRGGIGDALATWFEADAAHRSGATTIFGARSTRTAQQIARLAYTTLREHGRSAVDAVERDAVTDSTEAVVEANTLLSGLGFESGGLAAAHAIHNGLTQLEDTHGATHGEKVTVGTLAQLVLEGRDDAFVEDVADFAASVGLPTTLAEIGLEDPEPDALEVVAEAACAEDETIHNEPFPVSPADVRDALIGADAIGRRLSVDATGDE
- a CDS encoding diacylglycerol/lipid kinase family protein codes for the protein MNERRFVSESASDSDQETEPDTDRLLICNPASGSGDHAPDVRARGAKRGFEVRETRGPGDARRFAREAALHGNGNGDSGGDCDGDGNGNGNSSISVIAVAGGDGTVNEVIHGLREADALDRVDVAIVPTGTANVFARTLGIPDADAGFDAIDAGTSRRIDVGIADGQPFINTCLAGLSAEANATTPDEWKRQFGSFAYVLTTLRLLPEYDGVPLEIRVTDGETACAGASGGDTDDDGTPSTWRGNALLVLVGNAFRLPTVSRRPRSPMSDGTLEVVVLETGGDDESLEENDVSGALDADPGTIPGPVTRFEASSLSIATRADDGAPVNFSLDGEPLSATELELSICERRLSVLAEPAESTRNRWGRR
- a CDS encoding proteasome assembly chaperone family protein, with the protein product MTEQTTAASFEQVADVRAKSPTLIEGLPGHGLVASIAVDQITEQLGLEHYGNVASDEFPPVVTFEDGLVQDLVRVYAGSDPAVMTLESDLALPEPAFEPLSKCVLEELSDDFGRAIFLAGAPAQSEEEIGEVTGVATTDDIRDDLRDAGITVPDEHGLVGGITGSLVRECYQADVPAALLIVRAHPYLPDPKAAKSVTETALEPLVDFDIDTTALDEQAEEIQQQMQQIAQQYQQMAEDQGQQQQQVQTGMFQ